The nucleotide sequence TGGCAATGATCTCTATGCCATTCAGTCTTTTGGGATATATGTTGTATGCAACTGTGGATGGAAGGATTCGTCTGGAAAATCCACTTCTGCATTTGGCGATTATGGCATTTTTATTTTCAGTACCTTTGATATTTACGGCGTGGATTGTGACTGAGGCGATTAGATCCAGACTTTCCTCCGTAACCGGATTTTTGGAAGAAGTAGGAGAAGGTAATTTCGGCCTGAAAATTTCTCCTTCTTCCTTGGATGAATTCGGTAAACAAGAACAAAGGATAGGAAAGGTTGTCGAACGGTTAAGAGGCCTTTACGAAGAGATCCAGTCTTTAAATGAAGGTTTGGAATCTAAGGTAGAAGAAAGAACCAAACAGTTAAAGGAAACCGCCGACGAATTGGGGAAAAGTTTAGAAGAGATCCAAAAACTAAAACTTAGTCAGGACGGGGATTATTTTCTAACTTCTCTTTTGACGGAGCCCCTGCATTCTATTCAATTGCAAGATTCTGAATATTCTTTTCGTTCTTTGACAATCCAGAAGAAAAAATTCAATTATAAACAGAAAGAAAGACAGATTGGTGGGGATATCTCTCTCGCGCATTCTATCCGGTTGAGAGGAAAACCTTATATTGCGTTTGTAAATGCGGATGCAATGGGCAAATCTTTGCAAGGAGCAGTGGGGGCTATCATTTTAGGTTCTATCTCCAGATCTATGATAGAAAGGACTCCTGCTCTGTACCGAAATGTTTGGCCTGAGAGATGGCTCAAAAACTGGTTTATAGAATTACAAAAAGTTTTTGAAGCATTCGACGGTTCCTTAATGGCTTCTGCTTTTTTGGGATTATTAGATGAGTCCAGAGGAGTTTTATATTATATAAATTGCGAACATCCTTCTCCTGTTTTGTATCGAGACGAAACTACGATCTTTTTAGAACCAAAAGAAAAGTATTTTAAGATAGGTCATTCCGGTATTGGGCGTAATGTTCATATAGAAGTGTTTCAGTTGAGGCCTGGAGATGTTTTATTCTCCGGATCGGATGGAAGAGATGATCTTTTGATCCATTCTGAGATTGATCCTGATGATTCCAGATTTTTGGAAATTGTAGGAAAAGCAAGAGGAGATCTTGATCGTACTTACGAGTTGATCTTGCAAGAAGGAGAAATTACGGATGATCTTTCTCTTCTTCGGATAGAAGCGCCTAAAAAAAGTTTAACATCTTCTGAAATTCCACTCAAAGATACGAATTCTGAAAAGAAAAATGAGATCCAGAAAATGATTTCTGTTCAGGAATGTAGAAGACTTGCATTGGAATATTCTTCCGGTAAAAAATATACTAAGGCGGGAGAACTTGGTTTGAAGTATGTACAAAGAAGACCTACGGACACTGAGTTTCTTTTTACCGTTAGCAAACTTCTTCGCAAATCTGGTAAGATCGTATTATCTATCGACTTAGGGGAAAGATATAGGATGAGAAATCCTATAGATTCAGATAATCTTCTTCATCTTGCAGAAATGTATGCCTCTAAAAGTAGATTGGAAAGATCTTTTCAACTTTTGGCAGAAGCGACTGCGATTTCTCCTGAACATCCGAGAGCGAAAAAACTTTCAGAATTTCTAATAGAAAAAACGGGGCAGATCTCCGATTCGGACGAGGATAGAAGGATATTGAGATAGAGTTTATTTCAATTTCATCTTGCGAATCTCTTCTGCGACTGGGATATTTTGGTATTCTATCCTTTCTTTTCCATAATAGAGTAAAGCTTCTATAGAGTTTGTTTTCGGGAAAAATTTTCGGATTTCTGTAAGTGGTATGCGGATCGTTTCCGATCTTAGATTTTGATTTACGAACTCGGTATTCTCCGCTCTTAAGATGAGTTGGAGTTCCTTAGGCTCGAAGGTTCTTGTTTTTTCGGATTTTATAATATTCTCCGAGATCATTTCCTCTTCCTTCTTCCTGGAAATTGTGCGAAAAGGAATTGTAGTCCACTCTAAAAGTGCTCCTATATCCGCAAACATTCCTAGGATATATCGATTCCAAGGTTTGTCATCCATGTCCAGTTGTCTATAACCGTCCGTCTTCTTGTAATCGTAATGTATGATTTTGGTTTCTAAAGTTTTCCTTTTTTCTAATGTTTCTTGAAAAGAGGCTCCTTCTATTTTTAGCACCAGTTCGAAGTTTTGGAATTCGTAGTCTATTTTTCCTTTATTCGAAATGATCTCTTCTTCTTTTTTATCCAGTAGTCGAGAATCTATAGTTTCTTGTTTATAAGGAAAAACAGTAAAACAGTTTATAAATATAGAATATACTAAGACTACAGTTGTAAAATATCCGAAAGATTGAAATTTTTTCACTGAAATAAAGGCACCATTCCGTAAGCGGATTCGAATGCATCTGCTTGCTCTTCACAGGCCCAGAGTTCCAGACTTTTGTCGTAATTTTGATTTGTGACTAAGGTGAAGATCGCCTGATTTTTTCGGACCTGGCATCTGACGGTTTCGATCAGCCCTTGTCTGTTCCGATTGCATGCACTGGCGATCCTTAAAATTGCGGAAAGTTTTTCGACTGTTTCCTGCTCTCTCGGACCTACTCTTTGGAACTCTCTATGTTTGGATTTAGGGGAACTTTTACGATGGTATCTTGCGGTGAGTGCAATGATCTCTATTTCCCCCCAAGTGAATCCAAGCATTGCCTCCGAGTTTCGAATCAGATAATAACTATGTTTATGATAGGCGGAATGTGAAATGAATAATCCTACCTCATGAAGTAAAGAAGAGGCTTCCAGATACTCTCTTTCTTCTTTTCCTAATCGATGTACGGACTGAAGTTGATCGAATATATCCAAGGAAAGTTTGGCTACATGGCGGGCATATTCTTGGTCTCTTGTGTAGGAAACTAAAAGGTTTAAGATGGATTTTTGGCGAATATCGTCCAGATGTTTGGAATGTTCCAAGTCCTGGAAGTGCTCCCATTTCCGGATCGTATCGTAGATAATTCCTTCTCTAAGCGCGAACTCCGAAACGGTCATATCGGGAAGGTCCAATAACTGGAATAATTCATCCAGGATGAGCATACCACCTACGATGATATCGGAACGTTTGGAATCGAAACCCGGGATCTTGCCTCTCTTTTTAGAAGTGTCTGCTTCTAAGATCATATTCCTTGCACGTTTAAATTCAGAGGATTGGAATGTATAATGATTTAAAGGCCTTTCTTCTACTTCTCCTTCGAAGGCCCGAATGATCCCTGCAGTTGCCTGTACTGTCCCGGATGAGCCTATGATTATTTCTGGTTTCAGATCTCGGATGATCTTTCGGAAAGGAAGAATGATCTCTTCTACATAGAGTTTACATTTTCGGATCTGGGAAGAATCCAAGGTTTCGGATTTTAGGAATTTTTCGGTGAGTCGGATTGCTCCCAATTTGAAACTTTTGGAGAATAGAATATCCCCTCTATAACCCACTAAAACTTCCGTGCTTCCTCCGCCTATATCTACGAGCAGGACTTTTTTATCGAATACTGGAAGTCCTTGTAGGACCCCGAAATAGATGAGTCGGGCTTCTTCATATCCGCTGATCACATCAATTTTGATGCCAGCTTCCTTTAAGGCGGCAGCCTGGAATTCGGCACGATTGGAGGCTTCTCTCATTGCAGAAGTGGCTACCGCTCTGATCTCTGCCTTCGAGTTATCCGCAAGCATCTTAAAACGCTTTAAACACTCGATTGCACGCCTAAATGCGGGAGGATCGATCTCTCCTCCTTCTTCCAAACCGCTTCCGAGACGTACGTTCTCCTTCTCTCTGGCGATTGCTTCAAAGGTCCCGTTTTCTCGGACCCGGACGATAATCATGTGAAAGGAGTTTGTGCCTAGATCGATGGCAGCTAGGGTGTTTTCCCGAACCATAAGTTCCCCAAGTTTATGGAGGTCGCAATGGGTTCCAATTTGTTTTTCGTTTTTTTTGTTTTGGAATTGCCCGGAAGGATCGGGCAGGAAATATTGAATTGGATCGTGGCCGTAAAATCCTAGAGATTTTCACCGATTCTGCAGATAATAAAAAAGATCAACCAGCCTTCTGGCAGCAAAGGATAGAAATGATATTCGATAAGCTATACGGATTATTTTCCAACGATATGGGAATCGACCTCGGAACCGCAAACACTCTCGTCCACGTAAAAGGGCAAGGTATCGTTCTTTCCGAGCCTTCCGTAGTAGCGGTCCACGCAGCTACGGGCAAGGTGCTCGCAGTAGGCCAGGAAGCTAAGAGAATGTTGGGACGTACTCCCGGCGAGATCGTAGCAATCCGTCCTATGAAAGATGGGGTGATCGCGGACTTTGAAACTGTCGAAAAAATGATCCGCTACTTCATTGCAAAAGTTCATAACAGAACTACTTTTGTAAAACCTAGAATCGTGATTGGAGTTCCTTCTGGGATCACCGAGGTGGAAAGACGTGCGGTCCGTGAATCCGCAGAACAAGCAGGTGCTAGGGAGATCTTCTTGATCGACGAGGCATTGGCTGCTGCGATCGGTGCAAATATTCCGATCAACGAACCTGCAGGTAATATGATTGTGGATATCGGTGGTGGAACCACTGAGATTGCCGTGATCTCTCTTGGTGGTATGGTAATTGCCGAGTCCATCAGAACCGGTGGAGATGAGTTCGACGATGCAATCATCAAATATTTAAGAAACCAATACAATCTGGTCGTTGGGGAAAGAACCGCGGAAGATATCAAACTGACTATCGGTAACGCTTACCCTGAAAAGAAAACCGAGACCATGGAAGTAAAAGGTAGGGATGCAATTTCCGGATTACCTCGTACTTTGGAATTAGAATCCAATGAAATCCGCAAGGCTCTTAAAGAACCAACCGACGAAATTTTAGACGGAATCAAAAGAGTTTTAGAAAGAACTCCTCCTGAACTTGCTTCGGACATCGTAGAAAGAGGGATCGTTCTTACCGGAGGAGGATGCCTTCTTCGCGGATTAGAAACCTATCTTTCCAAAGAAACCGGCGTGCCTGTATTCAGAGCGGAAAACCCTCTGACCTGCGTGGTACTTGGGACCGGAAAATTCTTGGACGAAGTTAAGTATCTGAAACCAGGGATCCGTTAATTCGGATCTCGGTCTCCGGCTGATCGCCGGAGTCCGGTACGGAATTTTTTATGCTTTGGCTTCAAGTTAATAAAAGTAAGGAAACTGTTTCCCTTTTATTCTGTATTGTTTTCTCTCTTTTGTCCCTGACTTTTAAGAGTAATGTTCTAGTCAGAGGGATTGCAAGCTTTCAGAGAGTGGGAGATTCCGTTTCCGGTTCGATCGACGGAGTTGGCTCCTTCTTTAAAGGAGCTTATACTAAATTAGAATCTTTTGAAGCCGTTCGTCAGGAAAGAGACGCATGTGTCGCAGCAATTGACGATTATAAACTTCTTCCCCAAGATCTGGAAAGAATAGGAAGAGAAAACGAAAGTCTCAGAAGAGAATTACGTTTTAATACTAAACAAAAATATTCTACAGTCAAAGCGGAAGTCCTTTCCGTTCGTTTGAATTCCATCTATCGTACAATCATTATAGACAAAGGTTCCGAAGCGGGTATCAAACCTTATATGCCTGTCACTGCAAGAGCTGTGAATCAAAAGGGCGAAATTATAGAAGCTTTAGTCGGAAAGGTGATCGCAGTCACCGGAGGATCCGCAGTCATCCAACCTATCATCAATTCCAATTTTAACATGGGTGTTTCCATTCCTGAAAGTAATCTTTGGGCTACTCTTTCCGGAAACTCAGGAAGAGGAATGGAAGGATTGATGAATTATATCGATAGCGGTATTATTATCGATCCTAGGATTTTTGGAGATTATCCAATGGGTCCAAGCGAGATGATCCAATACACTGAATCTTTGAGTAAGATCGGAAAACCTGTATATAGTTCAGGTTCTTCCGGAATGTTCCCGCCCGGAATTCCAGTTGGCATCATTACTGAAGAAGGTCCGAGAAACGGAAGTTTTAAAACTGCATTCCTAAAACCTTTTGTTCGTTTCGATATGTTGGAGTCCGTTACAATACTCATGAAACTTCCTGAAAAATGGGCGGAGACCTGGCCGGAAGGACAGAATATCAATATCGAAAATCCGTATTTTGGTGAATTAAATTATCCTAAAGAAGAAAGGGAGCCTAAGGTTCCAACTCCTACTGGAAACAAACCTGTGGAAACTCCTAAACCTCAAAAACCGGAAGCCGGATTTACAGACGAGGAAACGAACTGATGATCTTAGAATATATAGTCATTGGTGCCGGGATCCTGATCTCCCATTTC is from Leptospira neocaledonica and encodes:
- the mreC gene encoding rod shape-determining protein MreC, with product MLWLQVNKSKETVSLLFCIVFSLLSLTFKSNVLVRGIASFQRVGDSVSGSIDGVGSFFKGAYTKLESFEAVRQERDACVAAIDDYKLLPQDLERIGRENESLRRELRFNTKQKYSTVKAEVLSVRLNSIYRTIIIDKGSEAGIKPYMPVTARAVNQKGEIIEALVGKVIAVTGGSAVIQPIINSNFNMGVSIPESNLWATLSGNSGRGMEGLMNYIDSGIIIDPRIFGDYPMGPSEMIQYTESLSKIGKPVYSSGSSGMFPPGIPVGIITEEGPRNGSFKTAFLKPFVRFDMLESVTILMKLPEKWAETWPEGQNINIENPYFGELNYPKEEREPKVPTPTGNKPVETPKPQKPEAGFTDEETN
- a CDS encoding SpoIIE family protein phosphatase is translated as MSQARLLPVLTWRLELFTHTVPVPFAVYFSAVTGSLYSLEEYLSMGVASTIAATAMLLGAFYLRYIRLKKASYLEDRSSVDPNLLSSAKSIYITQPIYESFVIAGRWFFGVLLAHVIVYLIVGYRPNLVATIPALYLGIIPISFISYLFITEYSVRPALSKNKFREVEAKTRLFFPYSKRLLVVVMAMISMPFSLLGYMLYATVDGRIRLENPLLHLAIMAFLFSVPLIFTAWIVTEAIRSRLSSVTGFLEEVGEGNFGLKISPSSLDEFGKQEQRIGKVVERLRGLYEEIQSLNEGLESKVEERTKQLKETADELGKSLEEIQKLKLSQDGDYFLTSLLTEPLHSIQLQDSEYSFRSLTIQKKKFNYKQKERQIGGDISLAHSIRLRGKPYIAFVNADAMGKSLQGAVGAIILGSISRSMIERTPALYRNVWPERWLKNWFIELQKVFEAFDGSLMASAFLGLLDESRGVLYYINCEHPSPVLYRDETTIFLEPKEKYFKIGHSGIGRNVHIEVFQLRPGDVLFSGSDGRDDLLIHSEIDPDDSRFLEIVGKARGDLDRTYELILQEGEITDDLSLLRIEAPKKSLTSSEIPLKDTNSEKKNEIQKMISVQECRRLALEYSSGKKYTKAGELGLKYVQRRPTDTEFLFTVSKLLRKSGKIVLSIDLGERYRMRNPIDSDNLLHLAEMYASKSRLERSFQLLAEATAISPEHPRAKKLSEFLIEKTGQISDSDEDRRILR
- a CDS encoding rod shape-determining protein, with amino-acid sequence MIFDKLYGLFSNDMGIDLGTANTLVHVKGQGIVLSEPSVVAVHAATGKVLAVGQEAKRMLGRTPGEIVAIRPMKDGVIADFETVEKMIRYFIAKVHNRTTFVKPRIVIGVPSGITEVERRAVRESAEQAGAREIFLIDEALAAAIGANIPINEPAGNMIVDIGGGTTEIAVISLGGMVIAESIRTGGDEFDDAIIKYLRNQYNLVVGERTAEDIKLTIGNAYPEKKTETMEVKGRDAISGLPRTLELESNEIRKALKEPTDEILDGIKRVLERTPPELASDIVERGIVLTGGGCLLRGLETYLSKETGVPVFRAENPLTCVVLGTGKFLDEVKYLKPGIR
- a CDS encoding Ppx/GppA phosphatase family protein, whose protein sequence is MVRENTLAAIDLGTNSFHMIIVRVRENGTFEAIAREKENVRLGSGLEEGGEIDPPAFRRAIECLKRFKMLADNSKAEIRAVATSAMREASNRAEFQAAALKEAGIKIDVISGYEEARLIYFGVLQGLPVFDKKVLLVDIGGGSTEVLVGYRGDILFSKSFKLGAIRLTEKFLKSETLDSSQIRKCKLYVEEIILPFRKIIRDLKPEIIIGSSGTVQATAGIIRAFEGEVEERPLNHYTFQSSEFKRARNMILEADTSKKRGKIPGFDSKRSDIIVGGMLILDELFQLLDLPDMTVSEFALREGIIYDTIRKWEHFQDLEHSKHLDDIRQKSILNLLVSYTRDQEYARHVAKLSLDIFDQLQSVHRLGKEEREYLEASSLLHEVGLFISHSAYHKHSYYLIRNSEAMLGFTWGEIEIIALTARYHRKSSPKSKHREFQRVGPREQETVEKLSAILRIASACNRNRQGLIETVRCQVRKNQAIFTLVTNQNYDKSLELWACEEQADAFESAYGMVPLFQ